From Desulfobacterales bacterium:
CTTTCATGTTCCAAACGGCTGATGTATTCCGTAAGGGGTTCATCTGGCCGAAAACGCAACCCCCTTGAATAACAACCTTCTCGAAGGCACCTGCCTGTCATTTTCATCACTGTTCATCTGCCTGTTACAATTCTTTTACACTCAAAAAAGACAATTCGTCCCTTTTACAGTTGAATTCTATTTACTCACCAGTATAAAGAAATACATCTGTGTACCAAGTCCTTATTTTTTTAAAAAAAGGGTCCGAGTAGTCGTATTACGGTTGTGGTTGCCCGATCACGTATCGGGATTTTTTTTATGCATTATTATGATGAGGGAAAGATGAAATTCAGCAAGTCAATGGTCAGTAAAAAAAAATGGTTACCGGTAATCCTGTGCGTCTTTTTTATGTCCGCATTGTCCGCTCCCTGTTTTGGCGCCGGCTATGGAATTTATGAATGGGGAACCAGGGGCAATGCGCTTGGCGGCGCATTGATCGGCCGCGCGGATGATCCGTCGGCACTGGCTTACAATCCCGCCGGAATCACGCAGCTGCCCGGCATACAGACCATGGCGGGGATGACAGTGATTACCCCCACCATCGATATCAACTTCGAAAACAGCGCAAACGGGATCAACGGCGAGGCAACAGACAATACCTGGCTCATTCCCAACGCGTACTATACTCACCAGCTCAACGATACATACTGGCTCGGTTTTGGAGTTTTTTCCCGGGCCGGGCTCGGAACTGAATTCGAGAACGAAGAAGAGTATGCCGGCCGGTACAACTGCACCTACGCCGGGGTCAAATCATTATCGTTCAACCCGAACCTGGCCGTAAAGCTGACCGACCATCTGTCCTTTGCCGCCGGGGTAGAGGCCGACTGGCTCGACTTTTCCTATGACAAATTCACAAACGCAACTGGCGACGATGTAAAAATCGAGGTTCGGGCTGACGGCTGGAATTACGGTTATAATTTTGCCCTGCATTACAAGCCCTCTGAACGGCTCGCTTTCGGAGCATCCTTCCGCAGTGAGATTGCGCTCACCGTCGATGGAGACGCGGATTATACAGCGATGGCCGGCGCTTCACCCTTAACGGAAGCCTGGGTA
This genomic window contains:
- a CDS encoding outer membrane protein transport protein — translated: MHYYDEGKMKFSKSMVSKKKWLPVILCVFFMSALSAPCFGAGYGIYEWGTRGNALGGALIGRADDPSALAYNPAGITQLPGIQTMAGMTVITPTIDINFENSANGINGEATDNTWLIPNAYYTHQLNDTYWLGFGVFSRAGLGTEFENEEEYAGRYNCTYAGVKSLSFNPNLAVKLTDHLSFAAGVEADWLDFSYDKFTNATGDDVKIEVRADGWNYGYNFALHYKPSERLAFGASFRSEIALTVDGDADYTAMAGASPLTEAWVSALKSNTGVGGTEPIPQLVSLGVMFSPVDRLTVEVDAVHTKWSAYNQLTFEFENRLGSRTSIKGWEDTWRFQVGLEYALFDWLDLQAGYVNDESPIPDEYVDYAVPANDRQIYTVGASFHRNQWTYDISCAYLTVKDRYITGRTWDNDNVYDATFENGGSKMIGVSASCAF